A genomic region of Thermoleophilaceae bacterium contains the following coding sequences:
- a CDS encoding AMP-binding protein, with translation MRIECTETVAAPAERVWELVTDPSRYRDFFAGMTRWDVVSDRERGLGARYDIRLRAGAAEVGSLIEIVEFEERRDMAWTSITGLDQRGRWRLREHEPGSTKVTLRLSYQAPGGLLGLVSDRMGAPIVKQHLERTLENVKRMLDEEGDHQMEGEQTGLLGAVQARLHAAKVLVQAGMIKPERPDRALRALAALREWGRTPAAGYVAGEARRPHDVAIIDELGQLTFAEVNRRTNALANALADAGVSEGDGVGIMCRNHRYFIESTVACSKLGAHALYLNTAFAGPQLAEVVKREKPRLLIYDEEFAELLSEAGRRRKRIVAWEEEGQTGDPTLEALIASTDDAVPMAPEKPGKQIILTSGTTGTPKGASRAPLASLNPAVSILSRIPLRAGEKHFIVAPLFHSWGFAHFSLGMLLGSTFVLRRKFVPEDTLATIARERPTSAPMVPVMAQRIMELPEDTRRRYDCSSLKAVPLSGSALPGELAVKFMNEFGDVAYNLYGSTEVAWATIATPAELRAAPGTAGRPPVGTVLKILDEQGRELPPGQTGRIFVANEMLFEGYTGGGSKDMVNGLMATGDVGHVDEAGHLFVSGRDDEMIVSGGENVFPREVEDTLARHDAVAEVAVIGVDDKDFGQRLKAFVVLREGEKAGADDLKAHVKSNLARYKVPRDVEFIDELPRNATGKVLKRELMEREEAEASS, from the coding sequence ATGCGGATCGAGTGCACCGAGACGGTGGCGGCCCCGGCGGAGCGGGTGTGGGAGCTCGTCACCGATCCCTCGCGCTACCGCGACTTCTTCGCCGGCATGACCCGCTGGGACGTGGTGAGCGACAGGGAACGCGGGCTCGGCGCCCGCTACGACATCCGCCTGCGCGCGGGCGCGGCGGAGGTCGGGTCGCTCATCGAGATCGTCGAGTTCGAGGAACGCCGGGACATGGCGTGGACCTCGATCACGGGTCTCGACCAGCGGGGGCGCTGGCGGCTGCGCGAGCACGAGCCTGGATCCACCAAGGTCACCCTGCGGCTGAGCTACCAGGCTCCGGGCGGCCTGTTGGGGTTGGTGTCGGACCGGATGGGGGCACCGATCGTGAAGCAGCACCTGGAGCGCACGCTCGAGAACGTAAAACGGATGTTGGACGAGGAGGGAGACCACCAGATGGAGGGAGAGCAGACCGGCCTGCTGGGAGCCGTACAGGCGAGGCTCCACGCAGCCAAGGTGCTGGTGCAGGCAGGCATGATCAAGCCCGAGCGGCCCGACCGGGCGCTGCGGGCGCTCGCCGCGCTCCGCGAGTGGGGCCGGACGCCGGCCGCCGGCTACGTGGCCGGCGAGGCGCGGCGACCGCACGACGTCGCGATCATCGACGAGCTCGGGCAGCTCACCTTCGCCGAGGTCAACCGGCGCACCAACGCGCTCGCGAACGCGCTCGCGGATGCCGGCGTGTCCGAGGGCGACGGCGTGGGGATCATGTGCCGCAACCACCGCTACTTCATCGAGTCCACGGTGGCCTGCTCGAAGCTCGGCGCGCACGCGCTCTACCTCAACACCGCCTTCGCCGGGCCCCAGCTTGCCGAGGTCGTGAAACGCGAGAAGCCCCGGCTGCTGATCTACGACGAGGAGTTCGCGGAGCTCCTGTCGGAGGCGGGACGCCGGCGCAAGCGCATCGTGGCCTGGGAGGAGGAGGGCCAGACGGGCGACCCCACGCTCGAGGCGCTCATCGCGAGCACGGACGACGCGGTGCCCATGGCCCCCGAGAAGCCGGGCAAGCAGATCATCCTCACCTCGGGAACCACCGGCACGCCGAAGGGGGCCTCGCGCGCGCCGCTCGCCTCGCTCAACCCGGCGGTGTCGATCCTGTCGAGGATCCCGCTCAGGGCCGGGGAGAAGCACTTCATCGTGGCGCCTCTGTTCCACTCATGGGGCTTCGCGCACTTCTCGCTCGGGATGCTGCTGGGCTCCACGTTCGTGCTGCGGCGGAAGTTCGTGCCCGAGGACACGCTCGCGACCATCGCCCGAGAGCGTCCCACCTCCGCGCCGATGGTACCCGTGATGGCGCAGCGCATCATGGAGCTGCCCGAGGACACCCGCCGCCGCTATGACTGCTCGTCGCTGAAGGCGGTCCCGCTGTCGGGCAGCGCGCTGCCCGGTGAGCTGGCCGTGAAGTTCATGAACGAGTTCGGCGACGTGGCCTACAACCTCTACGGCTCCACCGAGGTGGCCTGGGCCACGATCGCCACCCCGGCCGAGCTGCGCGCCGCGCCCGGCACCGCCGGCCGCCCGCCCGTGGGCACGGTGCTGAAGATCCTCGACGAGCAGGGGCGCGAGCTGCCGCCCGGCCAGACGGGACGCATCTTCGTGGCCAACGAGATGCTGTTCGAGGGCTACACCGGCGGCGGCTCGAAGGACATGGTGAACGGGCTCATGGCCACCGGGGACGTGGGCCACGTCGACGAGGCCGGTCACCTGTTCGTCTCCGGCCGCGACGACGAGATGATCGTCTCCGGCGGCGAGAACGTGTTCCCCCGAGAGGTGGAGGACACGCTCGCGCGCCACGACGCCGTGGCGGAGGTCGCGGTGATCGGCGTGGACGACAAGGACTTCGGCCAGCGCCTCAAGGCCTTCGTCGTGCTGCGCGAGGGGGAGAAGGCCGGCGCCGACGACCTCAAGGCCCACGTCAAGTCCAACCTCGCGCGCTACAAGGTGCCCCGCGACGTGGAGTTCATCGACGAGCTGCCGCGCAACGCCACGGGCAAGGTGCTCAAGCGGGAGCTGATGGAGCGCGAGGAGGCCGAGGCCTCCTCCTGA